Proteins from a single region of Macrotis lagotis isolate mMagLag1 chromosome 2, bilby.v1.9.chrom.fasta, whole genome shotgun sequence:
- the LOC141513561 gene encoding rRNA methyltransferase 1, mitochondrial-like isoform X1, producing the protein MWRLPAGLGAPARRALDVVPARPRSAHSRPPGRPPWKPGPRPAGRPGGAELQRLREDELPPAPRREVLFGLAPCALALRAARRSVARLLLLEAAAGARAGLAGAARARGVPVQLRRRRELDALCRGQVHQGVCMEVSPLLPTAWPGGPGGPGAPGGPGAPGGRRLWLLLERIQDPRNLGAVLRSAHFLGVDKVLTSRTDSCPLTPVVSKASAGAMEVMEVFATDDLPGLLRDKIGQGWLVAGTMGCPGQGITQCSDIPIISCLDFLWDRSTVLVLGNEGSGLSHEVRSLCHIMLTIPTGQKLIPEVESLNVSVAAGILLYSIISQRKGQEDLLKKETSAVARGSLESSASSEAPEPRANQDPRVWIPPENTEPR; encoded by the exons ATGTGGCGGCTCCCGGCTGGCCTCGGGGCGCCGGCGCGGCGCGCTCTCGACGTTGTCCCCGCGCGTCCGCGCTCCGCGCACAGCCGTCCGCCGGGGAGGCCCCCCTGGAAGCCGGGCCCCCGGCCCGCGGGCCGCCCGGGCGGCGCGGAGCTGCAGCGCCTCCGGGAGGACGAGCTGCCCCCGGCCCCGCGGCGGGAGGTGCTGTTCGGGCTGGCGCCCTGCGCCCTGGCGCTGCGGGCCGCCCGGCGCTCGGTGGCGCGGCTGCTGCTCCTGGAGGCCGCCGCGGGGGCGCGGGCAGGGCTGGCGGGCGCGGCCCGGGCCCGGGGCGTCCCGGTGCagctgcggcggcggcgggagctgGACGCCCTGTGTCGGGGCCAGGTGCACCAGGGCGTGTGCATGGAGGTCTCCCCGCTGCTCCCCACAGCCTggccgggggggccgggggggcccGGGGCGCCGGGGGGGCCCGGGGCGCCCGGGGGGCGGCGCCTGTGGCTGCTCCTGGAGCGGATCCAAGACCCCCGCAACCTGGGCGCCGTGCTGCGCAGCGCCCACTTCCTGGGCGTGGACAAGGTCCTCACCAGCCGGACAGACAG TTGCCCCTTGACCCCTGTGGTCAGCAAGGCCAGTGCCGGAGCCATGGAGGTGATGGAGGTCTTTGCCACGGATGACCTTCCCGGCCTGCTGCGG GATAAAATTGGACAGGGTTGGCTTGTTGCTGGAACCATGGGCTGCCCAGGACAGGGTATTACTCAGTGCTCTGACATCCCCATCATCAGTTGTCTAGACTTCCTCTGGGACCGATCTACTGTCCTGGTGTTAG GGAATGAAGGTTCTGGGCTATCCCATGAAGTCAGAAGCTTGTGCCATATTATGCTAACCATCCCAACTGGGCAGAAGCTCATCCCAGAAGTGGAGTCCTTGAATGTCTCTGTGGCTGCAG GGATACTTCTCTATTCCATCATCAGCCAGAGAAAGGGACAGGAAGACTTGCTTAAGAAGGAAACAAGTGCTGTTGCTCGTGGCTCTCTAGAATCCTCAGCTTCTTCTGAAGCTCCTGAACCTAGAGCCAACCAAGATCCAAGGGTATGGATTCCACCAGAGAATACCGAGCCTAG
- the LOC141513561 gene encoding rRNA methyltransferase 1, mitochondrial-like isoform X2 has protein sequence MWRLPAGLGAPARRALDVVPARPRSAHSRPPGRPPWKPGPRPAGRPGGAELQRLREDELPPAPRREVLFGLAPCALALRAARRSVARLLLLEAAAGARAGLAGAARARGVPVQLRRRRELDALCRGQVHQGVCMEVSPLLPTAWPGGPGGPGAPGGPGAPGGRRLWLLLERIQDPRNLGAVLRSAHFLGVDKVLTSRTDSCPLTPVVSKASAGAMEVMEVFATDDLPGLLRDKIGQGWLVAGTMGCPGQGITQCSDIPIISCLDFLWDRSTVLVLGNEGSGLSHEVRSLCHIMLTIPTGQKLIPEVESLNVSVAAGILLYSIISQRKGQEDLLKKETSAVARGSLESSASSEAPEPRANQDPRE, from the exons ATGTGGCGGCTCCCGGCTGGCCTCGGGGCGCCGGCGCGGCGCGCTCTCGACGTTGTCCCCGCGCGTCCGCGCTCCGCGCACAGCCGTCCGCCGGGGAGGCCCCCCTGGAAGCCGGGCCCCCGGCCCGCGGGCCGCCCGGGCGGCGCGGAGCTGCAGCGCCTCCGGGAGGACGAGCTGCCCCCGGCCCCGCGGCGGGAGGTGCTGTTCGGGCTGGCGCCCTGCGCCCTGGCGCTGCGGGCCGCCCGGCGCTCGGTGGCGCGGCTGCTGCTCCTGGAGGCCGCCGCGGGGGCGCGGGCAGGGCTGGCGGGCGCGGCCCGGGCCCGGGGCGTCCCGGTGCagctgcggcggcggcgggagctgGACGCCCTGTGTCGGGGCCAGGTGCACCAGGGCGTGTGCATGGAGGTCTCCCCGCTGCTCCCCACAGCCTggccgggggggccgggggggcccGGGGCGCCGGGGGGGCCCGGGGCGCCCGGGGGGCGGCGCCTGTGGCTGCTCCTGGAGCGGATCCAAGACCCCCGCAACCTGGGCGCCGTGCTGCGCAGCGCCCACTTCCTGGGCGTGGACAAGGTCCTCACCAGCCGGACAGACAG TTGCCCCTTGACCCCTGTGGTCAGCAAGGCCAGTGCCGGAGCCATGGAGGTGATGGAGGTCTTTGCCACGGATGACCTTCCCGGCCTGCTGCGG GATAAAATTGGACAGGGTTGGCTTGTTGCTGGAACCATGGGCTGCCCAGGACAGGGTATTACTCAGTGCTCTGACATCCCCATCATCAGTTGTCTAGACTTCCTCTGGGACCGATCTACTGTCCTGGTGTTAG GGAATGAAGGTTCTGGGCTATCCCATGAAGTCAGAAGCTTGTGCCATATTATGCTAACCATCCCAACTGGGCAGAAGCTCATCCCAGAAGTGGAGTCCTTGAATGTCTCTGTGGCTGCAG GGATACTTCTCTATTCCATCATCAGCCAGAGAAAGGGACAGGAAGACTTGCTTAAGAAGGAAACAAGTGCTGTTGCTCGTGGCTCTCTAGAATCCTCAGCTTCTTCTGAAGCTCCTGAACCTAGAGCCAACCAAGATCCAAGG